The Curtobacterium sp. MCSS17_015 genomic sequence GATGTCGGACTGCCCTGCGGTGACCTCGGCACGGATGACCGTCTGGATCGCCTCGGCGAGCACCTCCCAGTTGCCGTCGAGGTCCTCGGCCAGGCGCGTCTCGTTCACCGCGATCTCGCCGAGCCCGCGGCGCAGGTTGTCGAGCGCCAGGAGCGAGTGCCCGAACGCGACGCCGATGTTCCGCTGCGTGGTGGAGTCGGTCAGGTCGCGCTGCAGGCGGCTCGTGACGAGGGTCTCGGACAGCGTCGAGAACAGCGCCGACGAGATCTCGAGGTTCGCCTCGGCGTTCTCGAACCGGATCGGGTTGATCTTGTGCGGCATCGTCGAGGACCCCGTGGCCCCGGCCACCGGGATCTGCGTGAAGTACCCCATCGAGATGTAGGTCCACACGTCGGTCGCCAGGTTGTGCAGGACCCGGTTGGCGTGGCGGACCCGGTCGTACAGCTCGGCCTGCCAGTCGTGCGACTCGATCTGGGTCGTCAGCGGGTTCCACGTCAGGCCCAGGCCCTCGACGAACTCGCGGGACAGTGCGGGCCAGTCCGCCTCGGGGTCGGCGGCCAGGTGCGCCGAGAAGGTGCCGGTCGCGCCGGAGAACTTGCCGAGGTACTCGCCCCGCTCCACCTGGGACAGGATCCGCTCCAGGCGGTAGACCACGACCGCGATCTCCTTGCCGAGCGTGGTCGGCGTCGCCGGCTGGCCGTGCGTGTGCGAGAGCATCGGGACGGCGCGGAGGCTCGTGGCCATCTCCCGCAGGCGCTCCACGACCGCGCGTGCGGACGGCAGCCAGACGTGCTCGACCGCGTCCCGCACGGTGAGCGCGTACGACAGGTTGTTGACGTCCTCGCTCGTCGCGGCGAAGTGGGTGAGCTCGGCGACGGCGTCGAGGCCCAGGTCGCTCAGCCGACGGCGGACGAAGTACTCGACCGCCTTGACGTCGTGACGCGTGGTCGCCTCGATCTCGGCGAGCTCCGCGATCTGCGCCTGACCGAAGTCGTCGACGATCGCGCGGAGGGCTGCCTTGTCATCGACCGACAGCGGCGAGGTGGTGAACATCGCGTGGTCGGTGAGGAAGACGAGCCACTCGACCTCGACCCGGATCCGGGCCCGGTTCAGCCCGGCCTCGGACAGGTGCTCACCCACCGTGTGCACGATCGGGTAGTAACGCCCGTCGAGCGGGCTGATCGGCTGCGGGGGAAGGGGGGTCATGGGGCTCCCTGGCGGACTGCCGGCTCGAGCTGGTGGAATAGCGCTCGGCAGGCCTGTTCGACCGTGCTGAGCACCCGGTCGAACTCGTGTCGGTCCGCGTAGTACGGGTCCGGCACGTCGGCCTGCTGAGGCCAGGCGTCGTCGTACCGCAACAGGAGCGTCACCTTGGCGGCGTCGTCCATCGTCGGAGCCCATGAACGCAAGATGCGTTCGTGGGAGCGGTCGAGTGCGACCACCAGGTCGAGGTCCGGGAACCGGTCCGGGTCGAACTGACGGGCGCGATGCCTGCTGCCATCGTATCCGCGTGCCGCGAGCGCTGCGATCGTGCGCTCGTCCGCGGGCTCGCCGACGTGCCAGTCGCCGGTGCCGGCGGACTCGACGACGAAGCGGTCGGCCATGCCCGCGTCGGCGGCCGTCTGCGCGAACACGATCGCGGCCATGGGCGACCGGCAGATGTTGCCGCTGCAGACGAAGGAGACACGGAAGGGCGACGGGGCGCCGGCGTCCATGGTCATGTGCACATCATGGCGCAGCCGGGTGACGGGCGCGATGCCCGTCCGTCAGGCACGACCGCGGCCGCGGAGCACCGGGCGGGCGACGAGCCCGACCAGCCAGGAGACCACCGCGAGCACGAACGCCCCGACGATGCCCCAGCCGAAGGACTCGACCGACAGCCCGAAGCCCAGAGCGGTCGAGACCCCGGCGACGATGAGCAGCAGGACGCCGTTGACGACGAACGAGATGAGCCCGAGCGTCAGCACGTAGAGGGGGAACGCGACGATCCGGATGAGGGTCCCGACCACGGCGTTCACGATCCCGAACACGAGTGCGACGAGCAGGTAGGTGAGGACGGTCTCGACGGGACCACCGTCCCCGAACGAGTCGACCGACACCCCGGCCACGATGAGGGTGGTGAGCC encodes the following:
- the purB gene encoding adenylosuccinate lyase is translated as MTPLPPQPISPLDGRYYPIVHTVGEHLSEAGLNRARIRVEVEWLVFLTDHAMFTTSPLSVDDKAALRAIVDDFGQAQIAELAEIEATTRHDVKAVEYFVRRRLSDLGLDAVAELTHFAATSEDVNNLSYALTVRDAVEHVWLPSARAVVERLREMATSLRAVPMLSHTHGQPATPTTLGKEIAVVVYRLERILSQVERGEYLGKFSGATGTFSAHLAADPEADWPALSREFVEGLGLTWNPLTTQIESHDWQAELYDRVRHANRVLHNLATDVWTYISMGYFTQIPVAGATGSSTMPHKINPIRFENAEANLEISSALFSTLSETLVTSRLQRDLTDSTTQRNIGVAFGHSLLALDNLRRGLGEIAVNETRLAEDLDGNWEVLAEAIQTVIRAEVTAGQSDIEDPYAMLKELTRGKRIGRNDLVTFVNGLDISDGAKARLTNLTPAGYTGLADELVDHLDV
- a CDS encoding low molecular weight protein-tyrosine-phosphatase is translated as MDAGAPSPFRVSFVCSGNICRSPMAAIVFAQTAADAGMADRFVVESAGTGDWHVGEPADERTIAALAARGYDGSRHRARQFDPDRFPDLDLVVALDRSHERILRSWAPTMDDAAKVTLLLRYDDAWPQQADVPDPYYADRHEFDRVLSTVEQACRALFHQLEPAVRQGAP
- a CDS encoding phage holin family protein produces the protein MRFLVRLIVNAVALWLTTLIVAGVSVDSFGDGGPVETVLTYLLVALVFGIVNAVVGTLIRIVAFPLYVLTLGLISFVVNGVLLLIVAGVSTALGFGLSVESFGWGIVGAFVLAVVSWLVGLVARPVLRGRGRA